One Pseudomonas tolaasii NCPPB 2192 genomic window carries:
- a CDS encoding YecA family protein, whose translation MSFAEQLTRLQAFLDADELHDEALDYVAAHGYLTALSICSEVVPDREWIDALFAEEPHYTDAAQREEIESTLLALKAHIGRQLASDEEFELPCELDLGEEPDDSDLRGWCIGFMEGVFLREAAWFETAEEEVSEMLLPIMVGSGLFDDQPEFSDIAADANLMDDMIVQIPEALTALYLLCNAPDEKPAILKPRHH comes from the coding sequence ATGTCCTTCGCTGAGCAACTAACCCGCCTGCAAGCCTTCCTCGACGCCGATGAGCTGCATGACGAGGCGCTGGACTACGTGGCCGCCCACGGCTACCTGACCGCCCTTTCCATCTGCTCCGAAGTCGTGCCCGATCGTGAATGGATCGACGCGCTGTTCGCCGAGGAGCCTCACTACACCGACGCCGCCCAGCGCGAAGAAATTGAATCCACCCTGCTGGCCCTCAAGGCCCACATCGGTCGCCAGCTGGCCTCCGACGAGGAATTCGAGCTGCCGTGCGAGCTGGACCTGGGCGAAGAGCCGGACGACTCCGACCTGCGCGGCTGGTGCATCGGTTTCATGGAAGGTGTGTTCCTGCGTGAAGCCGCCTGGTTCGAAACCGCCGAAGAAGAAGTCAGCGAAATGCTGCTGCCGATCATGGTCGGTTCGGGCCTGTTCGACGACCAGCCGGAGTTCTCCGACATCGCCGCCGACGCCAACCTGATGGACGACATGATCGTTCAGATCCCTGAGGCCTTGACCGCGCTGTACCTGCTGTGCAACGCGCCTGACGAAAAACCGGCGATCCTCAAGCCACGTCACCACTGA
- the recQ gene encoding DNA helicase RecQ produces the protein MLEQAQRVLKDIFGYDSFRGRQGAIIERVASGGDALVLMPTGGGKSLCFQVPALLRNGLAVVVSPLIALMDDQVATLEELGVAAASLNSTLSPEQQRDLAARIKRGEVKMLYLAPERLVQPRMLAFLQSLEIALFAIDEAHCVSQWGHDFRREYLQLGQLAELFPDVPRIALTATADKRTREEIVERLHLQNAERFLSSFDRPNIFYRIVPKEQPRKQLLAFLSERRSDAGIVYCLSRKKVDEVAAFLCEQGYPALPYHAGLPNDLRAYHQKRFLNEEGLIMVATIAFGMGIDKSNVRFVAHMDLPKSLEAYYQETGRAGRDGLPADAWMVYGLQDVVMLKQMLQNSEGDERHKRLEQHKLDAMLSLCEETRCRRQTLLAYFDEDMPEPCGHCDNCIDGVQTWDATEPARQALSTIHRTGQRYGVGHLVDVLLGKDNEKIRSFGHEKLSVYGIGKARAEGEWRSLFRQMVARNLVDIDIEGYGGLRLNDSCRPLLKGEVSLELRRDLKPQTTVKSSTSQASQLVRGEEREQWEALRTLRRKLAQEHSVPPYVIFPDSTLLEMLREQPTTMAEMARVSGVGARKLERYGQAFLEVLGGQAEAPKEVADIRHELISLARAGMTPVQIAGQLQCSEKNVYTLLAESIGKQQLSLEQALDLPEDLLGEIQDAFLDGEGELPAVAEIAPLFTGRVPEGVLYCVRAALQSEFEI, from the coding sequence ATGCTCGAGCAGGCTCAACGCGTCCTCAAGGACATCTTCGGCTACGACAGCTTTCGTGGCCGCCAGGGTGCGATCATTGAGCGCGTGGCCAGCGGCGGTGATGCCCTGGTGCTGATGCCTACCGGCGGTGGCAAGTCGCTGTGCTTCCAGGTACCGGCGCTGTTGCGCAACGGCCTGGCGGTGGTGGTATCGCCGTTGATCGCGTTGATGGATGACCAGGTCGCCACCCTCGAAGAGTTGGGTGTGGCCGCCGCGTCCCTGAACTCCACCCTCAGCCCCGAGCAGCAGCGCGACCTGGCCGCGCGGATCAAGCGCGGTGAAGTGAAGATGCTTTACCTCGCGCCTGAACGCCTGGTGCAGCCGCGCATGCTGGCCTTTCTGCAGAGCCTGGAAATCGCGCTGTTTGCCATCGACGAAGCCCACTGTGTGTCGCAATGGGGCCATGATTTCCGCCGTGAATATTTGCAATTGGGCCAGTTGGCCGAACTGTTTCCCGATGTGCCACGCATCGCCCTGACCGCCACCGCCGACAAGCGTACCCGCGAAGAAATCGTCGAGCGCCTGCATTTGCAGAACGCCGAGCGTTTCCTGTCGAGCTTTGACCGTCCGAATATTTTTTACCGCATCGTGCCCAAGGAACAGCCGCGCAAGCAGTTGCTGGCGTTCCTGTCCGAGCGGCGCAGCGACGCGGGCATCGTCTATTGCCTGTCGCGCAAGAAGGTCGATGAAGTGGCCGCCTTCCTGTGCGAACAGGGCTACCCGGCGCTGCCTTACCACGCCGGTCTGCCCAATGATCTGCGCGCCTACCACCAGAAGCGCTTCCTCAATGAGGAAGGCCTGATCATGGTGGCCACCATTGCATTCGGAATGGGTATCGACAAATCCAACGTACGCTTTGTTGCGCACATGGACCTGCCCAAATCCCTCGAGGCTTATTACCAGGAAACCGGCCGCGCCGGTCGTGATGGCCTGCCCGCGGATGCCTGGATGGTCTATGGCCTGCAAGACGTGGTGATGCTCAAGCAAATGCTGCAAAACTCCGAAGGTGACGAGCGCCACAAGCGTCTGGAGCAGCACAAGCTCGACGCCATGCTCTCGTTGTGTGAAGAGACCCGCTGCCGCCGGCAAACGCTGCTGGCGTACTTCGATGAAGACATGCCCGAACCCTGCGGGCACTGCGATAACTGCATCGATGGCGTGCAAACCTGGGATGCGACCGAACCTGCGCGTCAGGCGTTGTCGACCATTCACCGCACCGGCCAACGCTACGGGGTGGGCCACCTGGTGGACGTGTTGCTGGGCAAGGACAACGAAAAAATACGCAGCTTCGGCCACGAAAAACTCTCGGTCTACGGCATCGGCAAAGCCCGTGCAGAAGGCGAGTGGCGGTCGTTGTTCCGCCAGATGGTCGCGCGCAATCTGGTGGACATCGACATTGAAGGGTATGGCGGCCTGCGTTTGAACGACAGTTGCCGGCCGTTGCTCAAGGGCGAAGTGAGCCTTGAACTGCGCCGCGACCTCAAGCCGCAAACCACCGTCAAGAGCAGCACCAGCCAGGCCAGCCAGCTGGTGCGTGGCGAGGAGCGCGAACAGTGGGAAGCCTTGCGCACGCTGCGCCGCAAACTGGCGCAGGAACACAGTGTGCCGCCTTACGTTATTTTCCCCGACTCCACCTTGCTGGAAATGCTGCGCGAGCAGCCAACCACCATGGCCGAGATGGCCAGGGTCAGTGGCGTCGGTGCGCGCAAGCTGGAGCGTTACGGTCAGGCGTTCCTCGAGGTGCTCGGCGGGCAGGCTGAAGCGCCCAAGGAGGTCGCCGATATTCGCCACGAGCTGATCAGTTTGGCGCGTGCCGGCATGACCCCGGTCCAGATCGCCGGTCAGCTTCAATGCTCGGAAAAAAACGTCTACACCTTGCTTGCCGAATCGATCGGCAAGCAGCAGTTGTCGTTGGAGCAGGCTCTTGATTTGCCGGAAGATTTACTCGGTGAAATCCAGGACGCTTTCCTCGACGGAGAAGGCGAATTGCCAGCAGTTGCGGAAATCGCACCGCTGTTTACCGGACGTGTTCCTGAGGGTGTTTTGTACTGTGTGCGGGCCGCTTTGCAGTCCGAATTCGAAATTTAA
- the rmuC gene encoding DNA recombination protein RmuC: MLEERLATAQLAQEGLAAQLDASRDEISDLSQANAAKQADLAAMRREVELLQIDRDNARDAAHAWNLDRSAKETELRRLDALAAALRAELREQQESHQQRLTDLQGSRDELRAQFAELAGKIFDEREQRFAETSQERLGQLLDPLKERIQSFEKRVEESYQNEARERFSLAKELERLQQLNLRLSDEATNLTRALKGQKTQGNWGELILERVLEHAGLEKGREYQTQVSLKGPDGERFQPDVLIMLPGDKQVVVDSKVSLTAYQQYVAADDDVIGQAALKQHVLSLRNHVKGLAGKDYKRLEGLHSLDFVLLFVPIEAAFSAALQAEPNLFQEAFDRHIVIVSPTTLLATLRVIDSLWKQERQSQNAREIAERAGWLYDKFVLFIQDLDEVGNRLQQLDKAYSAARNKLTDGRGNLVSRTEQLRLLGARASKSLPADLLERAMTDADGVAHLPE; this comes from the coding sequence TTGCTCGAAGAGCGCCTGGCCACCGCGCAACTGGCCCAGGAAGGCCTGGCCGCTCAGCTTGACGCCAGCCGTGATGAAATCAGCGACCTCAGCCAGGCCAACGCCGCCAAACAGGCTGACCTGGCCGCCATGCGCCGTGAGGTCGAGCTGCTGCAAATCGACCGCGACAACGCTCGCGACGCAGCGCACGCCTGGAACCTCGACCGCAGCGCCAAGGAGACCGAGCTGCGCCGCCTGGACGCGCTGGCCGCCGCCCTGCGCGCCGAACTGCGTGAACAACAGGAAAGCCACCAGCAGCGCCTCACCGATCTGCAAGGCTCGCGCGATGAACTGCGTGCGCAGTTCGCCGAGTTGGCCGGCAAGATTTTCGATGAGCGTGAACAGCGCTTTGCCGAGACCAGTCAGGAGCGCCTGGGGCAACTGCTGGACCCGTTGAAGGAGCGCATTCAATCATTCGAAAAGCGCGTGGAAGAAAGCTACCAAAACGAAGCCCGTGAGCGCTTTTCCCTGGCTAAAGAGCTTGAACGCCTACAGCAATTGAACCTGCGCCTGTCGGACGAAGCCACCAACCTGACCCGTGCCCTCAAGGGCCAGAAAACCCAGGGCAACTGGGGCGAGCTGATCCTCGAGCGCGTACTGGAACATGCCGGGCTGGAAAAGGGTCGCGAGTACCAGACCCAAGTGAGCCTCAAAGGCCCGGATGGAGAGCGCTTCCAGCCGGACGTGTTGATCATGTTGCCGGGCGACAAGCAGGTGGTCGTCGATTCCAAGGTCAGCCTCACCGCTTACCAGCAATATGTGGCGGCCGATGATGACGTCATTGGTCAAGCGGCGCTGAAGCAACATGTGCTCTCCCTGCGCAATCACGTCAAAGGTCTGGCCGGCAAGGATTACAAGCGCCTGGAAGGTCTGCACAGCCTGGATTTCGTGCTGTTGTTCGTGCCGATCGAAGCGGCGTTTTCCGCCGCGTTGCAGGCCGAGCCGAACCTGTTTCAGGAAGCCTTCGACCGTCACATCGTGATCGTCAGCCCCACCACTTTGCTGGCGACTTTGCGGGTCATCGACAGCCTGTGGAAGCAGGAGCGCCAAAGCCAGAACGCACGTGAGATTGCCGAACGCGCCGGTTGGCTCTACGACAAGTTCGTACTGTTTATCCAGGACCTGGATGAGGTGGGTAACCGTCTGCAACAGTTGGACAAGGCCTACAGCGCGGCGCGAAACAAGCTGACCGACGGGCGTGGGAATCTGGTCAGTCGTACCGAGCAGCTAAGGTTGCTGGGCGCGCGTGCCAGTAAAAGTTTGCCGGCGGATTTGCTGGAGCGGGCGATGACCGATGCTGATGGTGTGGCGCATTTGCCGGAGTAG
- a CDS encoding MarR family transcriptional regulator yields MSLTDQHRFGMQLAQMSRGWRAELDRRLAGMGLSQARWLVLLHLARFEEAPTQRELAQSVGVEGPTLARLLDSLEGQGLVQRQAVVEDRRAKRILLCDTARPLIDQIETIATALRHELFVGVDEEDLRVCMRVHGHILANLEKP; encoded by the coding sequence ATGTCGTTAACCGATCAACACCGTTTTGGCATGCAGTTGGCGCAAATGTCGCGAGGTTGGCGCGCCGAACTGGACCGACGCCTGGCGGGGATGGGCCTGTCTCAGGCGCGCTGGCTGGTGCTCTTGCACCTGGCCCGCTTTGAAGAAGCACCGACTCAGCGCGAGCTGGCGCAAAGTGTCGGGGTTGAAGGGCCGACCCTCGCACGCTTGCTTGACAGCCTCGAAGGCCAGGGCCTGGTGCAACGCCAGGCCGTGGTGGAAGACCGCCGCGCCAAGCGCATTCTGTTGTGCGACACCGCCCGGCCCTTGATTGATCAGATTGAAACCATCGCCACCGCCTTGCGCCACGAACTGTTCGTGGGGGTGGATGAAGAGGATCTGCGCGTGTGCATGCGCGTGCATGGGCACATTCTGGCGAATCTGGAAAAGCCCTGA
- a CDS encoding hybrid sensor histidine kinase/response regulator, with protein MTLSSGLIAAVALAYMAIMFAIAFYGDRRRAPLPPRVRAWVYSLSLAVYCTSWTFFGAVGQAAEQLWAFLPIYLGPVLLLVLAPWVLQKMILISKQENITSIADFIAARYGKSQSLAVVVALICLVGVLPYIALQLKGIVLGVNLLIGAGVDTSGTRAQDTALIVSLVLALFTIVFGTRNLDATEHHRGMVLAIAFESLVKLFAFLAVGAFVTYGLYDGFGDLFSQAMLAPRLEEYWQETVNWPSMVVQTGVAMMAIICLPRQFHVTVVENIDPQDLRLAKWVFPAYLILAALFVIPIALGGKMLLPGSVLPDSYVISLPMAEAHPALAVLAFIGGASAATGMVIVASIALSTMVSNDMLLPWLLRRSSAERPFEVFRHWMLSVRRVSIVIILLLAYVSYRLLGSTASLATIGQIAFAAVTQLAPAMLGALYWKQANRRGVFAGLAAGTFLWFYTLVLPVTAKSLGWSLSLFPGLTWMHSHPFGLSVTSLTLGTVFSLAGNFTLFVWVSMLSRTRVSEHWQAGRFIGQEISQRASARSMLSVQISDLLSLAARFVGEERAQQSFIRFAYRQGKGFNPNQNADNDWIAHTERLLAGVLGASSTRAVVKAAIEGREMQLEDVVRIADEASEVLQFNRALLQGAIENITQGISVVDQSLKLVAWNRRYLELFNYPDGLISVGRPIADIIRYNAERGLCGPGEAEVHVARRLHWMRQGRAHTSERLFPNGRVIELIGNPMPGGGFVMSFTDITAFREAEQALTEANEGLEQRVAERTHELSQLNGALTDAKGVAESASQSKTRFLAAVSHDLMQPLNAARLFSAALSHQNDGLSTEARQLVQHLDSSLRSAEDLISDLLDISRLENGKINPQRQPFVLNELFDTLGAEFKVLAQEQGLRFRLRGSRLRVDSDIKLLRRILQNFLTNAFRYADGPVLLGVRRRKNELCLEVWDRGPGIPLDKQKVIFEEFKRLDSHQTRAEKGLGLGLAIADGLCRVLGHRLSVRSWPGKGSVFSVRVPLARSQVSAQARIPQNHGLPLSGAQVLCVDNEESILIGMRSLLTRWGCEVWTATDQAQCAKLLAEGVRPQLALVDYHLDHGETGTELMGWLRAQLAEPIPGVVISADGRPEMVAEVHAAGLDYLAKPVKPAALRALLSRHLPL; from the coding sequence ATGACGCTGTCCAGCGGGCTGATCGCCGCCGTTGCCCTGGCCTATATGGCCATTATGTTTGCCATCGCCTTTTACGGCGACCGCCGCCGTGCGCCACTGCCGCCGCGCGTTCGCGCCTGGGTGTACAGCTTGTCGCTGGCCGTTTACTGCACCAGTTGGACCTTCTTCGGCGCTGTAGGCCAGGCCGCCGAACAATTGTGGGCGTTCTTACCGATCTACCTCGGACCCGTGCTGCTGCTGGTGCTGGCCCCCTGGGTGCTGCAGAAGATGATTCTGATCAGCAAGCAGGAAAACATCACTTCCATTGCCGACTTTATTGCCGCGCGCTACGGCAAATCCCAATCCCTGGCCGTGGTGGTTGCGCTGATCTGCCTGGTCGGCGTGTTGCCCTACATCGCCCTGCAGCTCAAAGGCATTGTGCTGGGCGTCAACCTGCTGATCGGTGCCGGCGTCGACACCTCCGGCACTCGCGCGCAGGACACCGCGCTGATCGTGTCTCTGGTGCTGGCGCTGTTCACCATCGTATTTGGTACGCGCAACCTCGACGCCACCGAGCACCACCGGGGCATGGTGCTGGCAATCGCGTTTGAATCGCTGGTCAAGCTGTTCGCTTTTCTCGCCGTCGGCGCGTTTGTAACCTACGGCCTGTACGACGGTTTTGGCGACCTGTTCAGCCAGGCCATGCTCGCGCCGCGCCTGGAGGAGTACTGGCAAGAAACAGTCAACTGGCCATCGATGGTGGTGCAAACCGGCGTGGCGATGATGGCGATCATCTGCCTGCCTCGGCAATTTCACGTCACCGTGGTGGAAAACATCGACCCGCAGGACTTGCGCCTGGCCAAGTGGGTGTTCCCGGCGTACCTGATCCTCGCTGCACTGTTCGTGATCCCTATCGCCCTCGGCGGCAAAATGCTGCTGCCGGGCTCGGTGCTGCCGGACTCCTACGTGATCAGCCTGCCCATGGCCGAAGCCCACCCCGCCCTCGCGGTGCTGGCATTTATCGGCGGCGCATCGGCGGCGACCGGCATGGTGATTGTGGCGAGCATCGCCTTGTCGACCATGGTGTCCAATGACATGTTGCTGCCCTGGCTGCTGCGTCGCTCCAGCGCCGAGCGGCCGTTCGAAGTGTTCCGCCACTGGATGCTGTCGGTGCGCCGGGTCAGCATCGTCATCATCTTGCTGTTGGCCTATGTGAGTTACCGATTGCTCGGCTCCACCGCGAGCCTGGCGACGATCGGCCAGATCGCCTTTGCCGCCGTGACCCAGCTCGCCCCGGCCATGCTCGGCGCGCTGTACTGGAAGCAGGCTAACCGTCGGGGCGTGTTTGCCGGCCTCGCGGCGGGCACATTCTTGTGGTTTTACACCCTGGTCCTGCCGGTGACGGCGAAAAGTCTGGGCTGGTCGCTTAGCCTTTTTCCTGGGCTCACCTGGATGCATTCCCACCCGTTTGGCCTGTCCGTGACCTCGTTGACGTTGGGCACCGTGTTCTCGCTGGCAGGCAACTTCACACTGTTCGTCTGGGTTTCGATGCTTTCACGCACACGAGTGTCGGAACACTGGCAGGCCGGGCGCTTCATCGGCCAGGAAATCAGCCAGCGCGCCAGCGCCCGCTCGATGCTCTCGGTGCAAATCAGTGACCTGCTCAGCCTCGCGGCGCGTTTTGTCGGTGAAGAGCGCGCCCAGCAGAGTTTTATTCGCTTCGCCTACCGACAAGGCAAAGGGTTCAACCCCAACCAGAATGCCGACAATGACTGGATTGCCCACACCGAACGGTTATTGGCCGGTGTACTGGGTGCTTCTTCGACACGTGCGGTAGTAAAAGCCGCAATTGAAGGTCGGGAGATGCAACTGGAGGACGTAGTCCGCATCGCCGACGAAGCCTCCGAAGTGTTGCAGTTCAACCGGGCTCTGTTGCAGGGCGCGATCGAGAACATCACTCAAGGCATCAGCGTGGTCGACCAATCGCTGAAGCTGGTGGCGTGGAACCGGCGTTATCTGGAGCTGTTCAATTACCCCGACGGTTTGATCAGCGTGGGCCGGCCGATTGCCGACATCATTCGCTACAACGCCGAGCGCGGTCTGTGCGGGCCGGGCGAAGCCGAGGTGCATGTGGCGCGACGCCTGCACTGGATGCGCCAGGGCCGGGCGCACACCTCCGAGCGTTTGTTCCCCAATGGCCGCGTGATCGAACTGATCGGCAACCCGATGCCCGGCGGTGGTTTTGTCATGAGTTTTACCGACATCACTGCGTTCCGTGAGGCCGAACAGGCACTCACCGAGGCCAACGAAGGCCTGGAACAACGCGTGGCCGAGCGTACCCATGAACTGTCGCAACTGAATGGGGCGCTGACCGACGCCAAGGGTGTTGCAGAGTCGGCGAGCCAGTCGAAGACGCGTTTTCTGGCCGCGGTGAGCCACGACCTGATGCAGCCGCTGAACGCCGCGCGATTGTTCTCCGCCGCCCTCTCCCACCAGAACGACGGCCTGTCCACCGAGGCACGCCAGTTGGTGCAGCACCTGGACAGTTCGCTGCGCTCGGCCGAAGACCTGATCAGCGACCTGCTGGATATTTCGCGTCTGGAAAACGGCAAGATCAACCCGCAACGCCAACCCTTCGTGCTCAACGAGTTGTTCGACACCCTGGGCGCCGAATTCAAGGTGCTGGCGCAGGAACAGGGCCTGCGTTTCCGCCTGCGTGGCAGCCGTTTGCGGGTCGACAGTGACATCAAACTGTTGCGCCGGATTTTGCAGAATTTTCTGACTAATGCCTTCCGTTATGCCGACGGCCCGGTGCTACTTGGCGTACGTCGGCGCAAGAATGAACTGTGCCTGGAAGTCTGGGACCGTGGCCCCGGCATTCCGCTGGATAAACAGAAGGTCATCTTCGAAGAGTTCAAGCGCCTGGACAGCCATCAGACCCGCGCCGAGAAAGGCCTGGGCCTGGGCCTCGCGATTGCCGATGGCCTGTGCCGCGTGCTGGGCCATCGTTTGAGCGTACGCTCGTGGCCGGGCAAGGGCAGCGTGTTCAGCGTGCGCGTGCCGCTGGCGCGCAGCCAGGTCAGCGCGCAAGCCAGGATCCCCCAGAACCATGGTTTGCCGCTGAGCGGCGCGCAGGTGCTGTGTGTGGATAACGAAGAGAGCATTCTGATCGGCATGCGCAGCCTGCTGACGCGCTGGGGCTGCGAAGTGTGGACTGCCACCGACCAGGCCCAATGCGCGAAGCTGCTGGCCGAGGGTGTGCGCCCGCAACTGGCGCTGGTGGATTACCACCTGGACCATGGCGAAACCGGTACCGAGCTGATGGGCTGGTTGCGCGCGCAACTGGCAGAGCCGATTCCCGGCGTGGTGATCAGCGCCGACGGCCGCCCGGAAATGGTGGCCGAGGTGCATGCGGCGGGGCTGGATTACCTGGCGAAACCGGTGAAACCGGCGGCGTTGCGAGCGTTGCTCAGTCGGCATTTGCCGCTGTAG
- a CDS encoding YbaN family protein, giving the protein MGNRSLLLRYGLLAIGWLSVALGVIGIFLPVLPTTPFLLLAAACFARSSPRFYQWLVEHPRLGPWIRDYLDGNGIPLKGKVYAIGLMWLSIGFSCYLVPLPWARGFMLTSAVLVTIYILRQKTLPPREL; this is encoded by the coding sequence ATGGGCAACCGCTCGCTGCTCCTGCGCTACGGGCTGCTGGCCATCGGCTGGCTGAGCGTAGCGCTGGGGGTGATCGGCATCTTCCTGCCGGTACTCCCCACCACTCCCTTCCTCCTGCTTGCCGCCGCTTGCTTCGCTCGAAGCTCCCCACGCTTTTACCAGTGGCTGGTGGAACACCCGCGCCTGGGGCCGTGGATTCGCGACTACCTGGACGGTAATGGCATCCCGCTCAAGGGCAAGGTCTACGCCATTGGTCTGATGTGGCTGAGCATTGGTTTTTCCTGCTACCTTGTGCCCCTGCCGTGGGCGCGCGGGTTCATGCTGACCAGTGCCGTGCTGGTGACGATCTACATTCTGCGCCAGAAAACCCTGCCTCCCCGCGAACTGTAG
- a CDS encoding OmpP1/FadL family transporter: MKKVMLKTTLSLAVAMASSQLFASGFALNEQSVSGMGTGFAGRSSSADDASTVYGNPAGMARLSGQQITGGVAAIDASTDISDVSGRSRGSNKGDMVPFTAVPFGFYTNKLNDQWAVGFGVYAPFGLVTDYENGFQGRGFGSKSEVKVITLQPTVSYAFNDRVSVGFGPTINRIAGTLESDLTLNPAAPDTNIKIKGDDTALGFNIGVLVQATDTTRVGLTYHSKVSYKLDGHTEVKAPAATSGFLRSNRYDASLKIDTPESYDLSVTQDLTDAWKLYAGATWTRWSRLKDITVKNEGVVGGATGGALAPALVGTIKEDQNWHDTWAYAVGTSYQLTKQVVLRTGLTFDQSPTNNTDRSPRIPTGDRTIFSLGLGYEVMPNMTVDLAYSYLKEEDVKVNRSNALASYNAKYENSANGFGLGMTYRF, encoded by the coding sequence ATGAAAAAAGTAATGCTCAAGACCACACTTAGCCTCGCCGTCGCCATGGCATCCTCCCAACTGTTTGCAAGCGGATTTGCACTTAACGAACAGAGCGTCAGCGGGATGGGTACGGGTTTCGCAGGTCGATCCTCTTCTGCCGATGATGCAAGTACTGTTTACGGTAACCCTGCCGGTATGGCTCGCCTGAGCGGCCAGCAAATCACCGGCGGCGTTGCAGCCATTGATGCCTCCACCGACATCAGCGATGTCAGCGGCCGTTCCCGCGGCAGCAACAAAGGCGATATGGTGCCTTTCACCGCTGTGCCTTTCGGTTTCTACACCAACAAACTCAATGATCAGTGGGCAGTCGGTTTCGGCGTCTATGCGCCGTTCGGTCTGGTGACTGATTATGAAAACGGCTTCCAGGGTCGTGGCTTCGGCAGCAAGAGCGAAGTTAAAGTCATCACCCTGCAACCGACCGTCAGCTATGCCTTCAACGATCGCGTTTCCGTTGGTTTCGGCCCGACCATCAACCGTATCGCCGGTACCCTGGAATCGGACCTGACGCTGAACCCTGCCGCGCCGGACACCAATATCAAGATCAAGGGTGACGACACTGCGCTCGGCTTCAACATCGGCGTGCTGGTACAGGCCACCGACACCACCCGCGTCGGCCTGACCTACCACTCCAAGGTCAGCTACAAGCTGGACGGTCACACCGAAGTCAAGGCGCCTGCTGCGACCTCCGGCTTCCTGCGCAGCAACCGCTACGACGCCTCGCTGAAGATCGACACGCCTGAATCCTACGACCTGTCGGTCACCCAGGACCTCACCGACGCATGGAAACTCTATGCCGGTGCCACCTGGACCCGCTGGAGCCGCCTGAAAGACATCACCGTCAAGAACGAAGGTGTGGTTGGCGGGGCAACCGGTGGCGCACTCGCGCCGGCGCTGGTCGGCACCATCAAGGAAGACCAGAACTGGCATGACACCTGGGCTTACGCCGTGGGTACTTCTTACCAGCTGACCAAGCAAGTGGTATTGCGTACCGGCCTGACGTTCGACCAGTCGCCAACCAATAACACTGACCGCTCGCCACGCATTCCTACCGGCGACCGCACCATCTTCAGCCTGGGTCTGGGCTATGAGGTCATGCCAAACATGACGGTCGACCTGGCCTACTCCTACTTGAAGGAAGAAGACGTCAAGGTCAACCGCTCCAACGCACTGGCCAGCTACAACGCCAAGTACGAAAACAGTGCCAACGGCTTTGGCCTGGGCATGACTTACCGCTTCTGA